The following proteins are co-located in the Vigna unguiculata cultivar IT97K-499-35 chromosome 9, ASM411807v1, whole genome shotgun sequence genome:
- the LOC114164796 gene encoding LOW QUALITY PROTEIN: FCS-Like Zinc finger 14-like (The sequence of the model RefSeq protein was modified relative to this genomic sequence to represent the inferred CDS: deleted 2 bases in 1 codon), which yields MLGKRPQPLIGKISELLVSGGRAAALFDAIGSPRSPFEHMNLKMQQSPKGLKSYDLGGVGLGIVVALDKSEEPGHEILPKHAVCTSSSNKSVKQQSAFQKGVTEIPVGSSEDYTYVTYHIPNKTITKVYYDGGEGGILTHGYYNINNNTNTNNDGGVRRFPQTHNLIEDDDEPSYATSDFLSTCHLCRKNLHGQDIYMYRGEKAFCSTDCRSRQISMDERKERCRSEASRSVELSSSSTHKGTNVFNWDCGPLTFSSVFSVSGV from the exons ATGTTGGGCAAAAGGCCACAACCTCTCATCGGAAAAATCTCCGAACTTTTGGTGTCCGGTGGCCGCGCCGCCGCGCTTTTCGACGCCATCGGAAGTCCGAGAAGCCCATTTGAACATATGAACTTAAAGATGCAACAATCCCCCAAGGGTCTAAAAAGTTACGACCTTGGTGGTGTTGGTCTGGGAATTGTGGTGGCTCTAGATAAATCTGAGGAACCAGGGCACGAAATTCTGCCCAAACACGCCGTTTGCACATCAAGTTCGAACAAATCGGTTAAACAACAAAGCGCGTTTCAAAAGGGTGTGACCGAGATTCCCGTCGGAAGCTCCGAGGACTACACCTATGTCACATACCATATTCCCAACAAGACCATCACTAAGGTTTATTATGATGGCGGTGAAGGTGGAATCCTAACACATGGCTACTATAACATTAAcaacaacaccaacaccaacaacGATGGTGGTGTTAGAAGATTCCCACAAACGCATAATTTAATCGAAGATGATGACGAACCGTCATACGCTACATCAGATTTTCTCAGCACATGTCACTTGTGCAGAAAGAATCTCCATGGCCAAGACATATACATGTACAG AGGGGAGAAGGCATTTTGCAGCACCGACTGCCGTTCAAGGCAAATATCCATGGATGAACGCAAAGAGAGGTGTAGATCAGAAGCTTCAAGATCTGTGGAATTGTCTAGTTCATCA ACACACAAGGGAACAAATGTTTTCAACTGGGATTGTGGCCCTTTAACGTTCAGTTCAGTTTTTTCTGTCTCTGGTGTTTGA